Proteins from a single region of Apium graveolens cultivar Ventura chromosome 7, ASM990537v1, whole genome shotgun sequence:
- the LOC141671328 gene encoding uncharacterized protein LOC141671328 isoform X2 — MGERHDGIKLNKPVAAISTPCDLDFMQNPVAVSKVYSKEASASKDPKGECDLEGLIGRKASQILWDHGKLSEPIPNGFYSILLEKGIKELFDMIPSLDELYAMDLKGVALDVVIVDMRKDKKLSMLKQLTLTLVKGLRSNPVAVIKKIAGLVADCCKPYNVKDALLEGSDALESQGIHVLGQMRHGSCHPRAILFKVLADAAGLDSTLVAGLPREGVMERTDSYKHMSVVVVLDSVETLVDLVRHPGQLILCSSKAILMSHIFFSGGCESPDNDSCDSPLEPTSPFCNLLDHVDLESTEYDESPQNLYQRRLEAAVAISGSCMNRRSKTMTKEQLNLSHSVPYVPNTFWVRSGKNVNVEQRTGSSSTSSPDTNTQGRGRSNLGRHADSLLNFKEASRSTGASPTESRRRRRRSISMIPEISDDIVRVVRAMSETLKNLPKEADALSSSSAGEDHNNPDLQVSDLHQDERDKLSGESFAAYTLLKKRNSYQKAISLPSSPHKFSSSDSERSGAIEYVSSTDMISTWDNVIRSSEILNKPLLPYPEWNIDISELTVGPRVGIGFFGEVFRGHWNGIEVAIKVLLEQDLTVDNIEDFCNEISILSRLRHPNVISFLGACTTPPRLSLITEFMEMGSLYYLIHVSGQKKRLSWRRRLKMLCDICRGLMCIHRMKVAHRDLKSANCLVSRYWTVKICDFGLSRVLSMTPMRASSSAGTPEWMAPELIRNEPFTEKCDIFSLGVIIWEMYTLKRPWQGVPSAQVIYAVAHDGSRLEIPDGPLGELIADCWAEPDQRPSCEEVFSRLCRCEDTQMS, encoded by the exons ATGGGGGAGAGGCATGATGGTATCAAGCTTAATAAACCAGTGGCTGCTATTTCCACACCCTGTGATTTAGACTTCATGCAAAATCCGGTAGCAGTTTCAAAGGTTTACTCAAAAGAAGCCTCAGCTAGTAAGGATCCAAAAGGTGAGTGTGATCTGGAGGGGTTGATAGGGAGAAAAGCATCACAGATTCTATGGGACCATGGAAAACTTTCTGAACCTATTCCTAATGGTTTTTATTCTATTCTCTTG GAGAAGGGAATCAAGGAGCTCTTCGACATGATTCCTTCACTTGACGAGCTTTATGCTATGGATCTGAAGGGTGTTGCACTTGATGTTGTTATTGTTGATATGCGTAAAGATAAGAAGCTTTCTATGTTAAAGCAGTTGACTCTGACTCTGGTTAAAGGATTACGCTCAAATCCAGTAGCAGTGATAAAAAAGATAGCTGGTTTG GTTGCTGATTGTTGCAAGCCATATAATGTGAAAGACGCATTGTTGGAAGGATCAGATGCCTTGGAGAGTCAAGGTATCCACGTGCTGGGTCAAATGAGGCATGGTTCTTGTCATCCGCGGGCAATCTTATTTAAAGTTCTTGCAGATGCTGCAGGACTTGACAGCACACTTGTTGCT GGTTTACCTCGTGAAGGAGTAATGGAGAGAACAGACTCATATAAGCACATGTCTGTGGTAGTGGTGTTAGATTCTGTGGAAACACTTGTTGACCTTGTCCGTCATCCGGGTCAGCTAATACTATGTTCTTCCAAAGCCATACTTATGTCTCACATTTTTTTTTCCGGAGGATGTGAATCTCCAGATAATGATTCATGTGATTCGCCTCTTGAGCCCACCAGTCCCTTCTGTAACTTGTTAGACCATGTTGATCTTGAAAG TACTGAGTATGACGAGAGCCCTCAGAACTTGTATCAGCGTAGACTAGAAGCAGCCGTGGCAATATCTGGTTCATGTATGAACAGAAGGTCGAAAACAATGACGAAGGAACAACTAAA CTTATCTCATAGTGTACCTTACGTGCCAAATACATTCTGGGTACGCAGCGGGAAGAATGTTAACGTTGAGCAAAGGACAGGTAGCTCAAG TACTTCTAGTCCAGATACTAACACGCAAGGACGCGGAAGATCTAATCTTGGCCGTCATGCAGATTCACTTTTGAATTTCAAAGAAGCATCAAG GTCTACCGGTGCCTCACCCACAGAATCTCGTAGAAGACGAAGGCGGTCTATTAGTATGATTCCTGAAATCAGTGATGATATTGTAAG AGTTGTGCGAGCAATGAGTGAGACCTTGAAGAACCTTCCCAAGGAGGCCGATGCACTAAGCAGTTCTTCTGCTGGTGAAGATCATAACAATCCTGATCTGCAA GTTTCAGATTTGCATCAAGATGAGCGTGATAAGTTATCTGGTGAAAGTTTTGCAGCTTATACTCTTCTAAAGAAAAGAAATAGTTATCAGAAAGCGATTTCACTGCCTTCGTCTCCTCATAAATTTAGTTCCTCTGATTCTGAAAGGAGTGGAGCCATAGAGTATGTGAGCAGCACTGATATGATCTCGACCTGGGATAATGTGATTAGATCATCAGAAATTTTGAATAAGCCTCTCCTACCATATCCAGAATGGAACATTGATATTTCCGAGTTAACAGTCGGACCTCGTGTAGGAATAG GTTTCTTTGGGGAAGTTTTTCGTGGCCACTGGAATGGAATAGAGGTTGCAATTAAAGTTTTACTCGAGCAAGATCTGACTGTTGATAATATTGAAGATTTCTGCAACGAAATATCCATATTGAG CCGTCTGCGCCACCCAAATG TTATTTCGTTTCTTGGTGCTTGCACAACGCCTCCTCGTTTGTCCTTGATCACTGAATTTATGGAAATGGGATCTCTATATTATCTGATCCATGTTAGTGGACAGAAAAAGAGACTTAGCTGGCGCAGGAGACTCAAAATGTTGTGTGATATATGCAG GGGTCTGATGTGCATACACCGAATGAAAGTAGCTCACCGTGATTTGAAAAGTGCGAATTGCTTAGTGAGCAGATATTGGACAGTCAAGATCTGTGATTTCGGGCTCTCACGTGTACTAAGCATGACGCCTATGAGAGCTTCTTCATCTGCAGGAACTCCTGAATGGATGGCCCCAGAACTCATTCGAAATGAACCATTTACGGAGAAATGTGATATTTTTAGCCTTGGTGTCATAATATGGGAGATGTATACTCTTAAGAGACCATGGCAAGGTGTACCATCAGCTCAA GTGATATATGCAGTTGCTCATGATGGATCTAGACTAGAAATTCCTGATGGTCCCTTGGGTGAGCTAATTGCAG ATTGTTGGGCTGAACCAGATCAACGACCTAGTTGTGAAGAAGTTTTTTCACGTTTATGTAGATGCGAAGATACACAGATGAGTTGA
- the LOC141671329 gene encoding uncharacterized protein LOC141671329 isoform X2 — protein MSNTIKLCKFCRAEIRVPYEAQRGIQCPVCGNINNFGGYPLNRHYAANNENGPQYGGYQYHHPSLPPPRGPHSSYQQPWPPRASDGDYIEHQPPSRQGSFRPIRPNRYSYQSPPQASPRPMYYQSQSPRRSSHPTYSNGYYQPQLPPPERPSHPLIKVNSIDRPLLQTSQPQGYRRPLQNGYYQQPSQVSSQVPMDDEDYYYQNQTVPQAHRPIYENNNGYNEQEAPPSDDYYQQQLQTSPPRVQTNGYYRQPLRTPQPQSISHVARPQVPSNGSYHRQPSRLESPAQQSSLPESQAQSPRTNGSNSQHFSQNQEESPAQPPPQSSVNGYNQQQSGRSSHIQQTSQAQPAYGRKRAVVCGVSYLGQKSNLEASISDARSVKDFLVKNMRFPDESIYLLTEAEVDPSRIPTRANILKALKWLVESCKAGDSLVFYYTGHGSKERDFDGDEIDGFDEVICPVDYQSAGKILDDEINATIVRPLPPGAKLHGIIDCCFSGTVLDLPFLSKTDSKGTTKWVDQRIQYAAYKGTSGGIAISISACTDHQKSGDTTAFTGSSTGALTYSFIQALTKQPNITYGNLLNTMRISITQVQERLEQPPQTSVRKGNMQMHYIQ, from the exons ATGTCTAATACAATAAAGCTGTGCAAGTTCTGCAGAGCAGAAATTAGAGTGCCCTATGAGGCACAAAGAGGAATACAGTGTCCTGTGTGTGGCAATATTAACAATTTTGGTGGCTATCCGCTTAACAGACACTATGCTGCTAATAATGAAAATGGACCTCAATACGGCGGCTATCAGTATCATCATCCATCTCTACCACCACCACGAGGTCCACACAGTTCTTACCAACAACCATGGCCACCTCGAGCCTCTGACGGTGATTATATTGAGCACCAACCACCTTCCAGACAAGGATCATTCCGTCCCATCAGACCTAACAGATATAGTTATCAATCACCACCACAAGCATCACCTCGTCCTATGTATTATCAATCACAATCACCACGCAGATCATCTCATCCAACATATAGTAATGGCTACTATCAACCACAGTTACCACCACCAGAACGACCATCTCATCCATTGATAAAAGTGAACAGTATAGACCGACCGTTGTTACAAACATCACAACCACAGGGATATCGTCGCCCACTTCAGAATGGTTACTACCAACAACCATCACAAGTATCATCACAAGTGCCAATGGATGATGAGGATTACTACTATCAAAATCAAACAGTTCCTCAAGCACATCGTCCAATATATGAGAACAACAATGGTTATAATGAACAAGAAGCACCTCCTTCTGATGATTATTACCAACAACAGCTGCAAACTTCACCACCTCGGGTGCAGACTAATGGTTATTATCGGCAACCTTTGCGCACACCCCAACCGCAATCAATATCACATGTCGCACGACCTCAGGTACCTAGTAATGGTTCTTATCACAGACAACCTTCACGTTTAGAGTCACCGGCTCAACAATCTTCACTGCCAGAATCCCAAGCTCAGTCACCTCGAACTAATGGCAGTAATAGTCAACATTTCTCACAAAATCAAGAGGAATCACCGGCACAACCTCCTCCTCAATCTAGTGTCAACGGATACAATCAGCAACAATCAGGACGTTCATCTCATATTCAACAAACATCACAAGCACAACCAGCCTATGGAAGGAAGCGGGCAGTGGTATGTGGTGTGAGCTACCTTGGACAAAAAAGCAACCTTGAAGCAAGCATTAGCGATGCCCGGTCTGTTAAAGACTTTCTTGTTAAAAATATGAGATTTCCAGATGAATCCATCTATCTCCTCACAG AAGCCGAAGTAGATCCGTCCCGAATACCAACGAGGGCCAACATACTAAAGGCCTTAAAATGGTTAGTTGAAAGCTGTAAAGCAGGAGATTCACTGGTTTTCTACTACACAGGCCATGGCTCGAAAGAGCGTGATTTTGATGGAGACGAAATTGATGGCTTTGACGAAGTGATATGCCCTGTTGATTATCAGAGTGCAGGTAAGATATTAGATGATGAAATTAATGCTACAATTGTCCGACCTCTTCCTCCTGGAGCCAAGCTTCATGGCATCATTGACTGTTGCTTCAGTGGAACTGTCCTGGATCTACCTTTTCTATCGAAAACGGACAG CAAAGGAACAACTAAATGGGTTGATCAGAGGATACAATATGCAGCATATAAAGGAACAAGTGGCGGAATTGCTATCTCCATTAGCGCTTGTACCGATCATCAGAAATCCGGAGACACGACT GCTTTCACAGGTAGCTCTACTGGAGCTTTAACTTACAGCTTCATTCAAGCACTAACAAAGCAACCGAACATAACATACGGAAACTTACTCAATACCATGCGGATCAGTATCACTCAGGTTCAAGAAAGACTAGAACAACCACCGCAG ACAAGTGTTCGAAAGGGAAACATGCAAATGCATTACATACAATAA
- the LOC141671328 gene encoding uncharacterized protein LOC141671328 isoform X3, which produces MGERHDGIKLNKPVAAISTPCDLDFMQNPVAVSKVYSKEASASKDPKGECDLEGLIGRKASQILWDHGKLSEPIPNGFYSILLEKGIKELFDMIPSLDELYAMDLKGVALDVVIVDMRKDKKLSMLKQLTLTLVKGLRSNPVAVIKKIAGLVADCCKPYNVKDALLEGSDALESQGIHVLGQMRHGSCHPRAILFKVLADAAGLDSTLVAGLPREGVMERTDSYKHMSVVVVLDSVETLVDLVRHPGQLILCSSKAILMSHIFFSGGCESPDNDSCDSPLEPTSPFCNLLDHVDLESTEYDESPQNLYQRRLEAAVAISGSCMNRRSKTMTKEQLNLSHSVPYVPNTFWVRSGKNVNVEQRTGSSSTSSPDTNTQGRGRSNLGRHADSLLNFKEASRSTGASPTESRRRRRRSISMIPEISDDIVRVVRAMSETLKNLPKEADALSSSSAGEDHNNPDLQVNVSDLHQDERDKLSGESFAAYTLLKKRNSYQKAISLPSSPHKFSSSDSERSGAIEYVSSTDMISTWDNVIRSSEILNKPLLPYPEWNIDISELTVGPRVGIGFFGEVFRGHWNGIEVAIKVLLEQDLTVDNIEDFCNEISILRGLMCIHRMKVAHRDLKSANCLVSRYWTVKICDFGLSRVLSMTPMRASSSAGTPEWMAPELIRNEPFTEKCDIFSLGVIIWEMYTLKRPWQGVPSAQVIYAVAHDGSRLEIPDGPLGELIADCWAEPDQRPSCEEVFSRLCRCEDTQMS; this is translated from the exons ATGGGGGAGAGGCATGATGGTATCAAGCTTAATAAACCAGTGGCTGCTATTTCCACACCCTGTGATTTAGACTTCATGCAAAATCCGGTAGCAGTTTCAAAGGTTTACTCAAAAGAAGCCTCAGCTAGTAAGGATCCAAAAGGTGAGTGTGATCTGGAGGGGTTGATAGGGAGAAAAGCATCACAGATTCTATGGGACCATGGAAAACTTTCTGAACCTATTCCTAATGGTTTTTATTCTATTCTCTTG GAGAAGGGAATCAAGGAGCTCTTCGACATGATTCCTTCACTTGACGAGCTTTATGCTATGGATCTGAAGGGTGTTGCACTTGATGTTGTTATTGTTGATATGCGTAAAGATAAGAAGCTTTCTATGTTAAAGCAGTTGACTCTGACTCTGGTTAAAGGATTACGCTCAAATCCAGTAGCAGTGATAAAAAAGATAGCTGGTTTG GTTGCTGATTGTTGCAAGCCATATAATGTGAAAGACGCATTGTTGGAAGGATCAGATGCCTTGGAGAGTCAAGGTATCCACGTGCTGGGTCAAATGAGGCATGGTTCTTGTCATCCGCGGGCAATCTTATTTAAAGTTCTTGCAGATGCTGCAGGACTTGACAGCACACTTGTTGCT GGTTTACCTCGTGAAGGAGTAATGGAGAGAACAGACTCATATAAGCACATGTCTGTGGTAGTGGTGTTAGATTCTGTGGAAACACTTGTTGACCTTGTCCGTCATCCGGGTCAGCTAATACTATGTTCTTCCAAAGCCATACTTATGTCTCACATTTTTTTTTCCGGAGGATGTGAATCTCCAGATAATGATTCATGTGATTCGCCTCTTGAGCCCACCAGTCCCTTCTGTAACTTGTTAGACCATGTTGATCTTGAAAG TACTGAGTATGACGAGAGCCCTCAGAACTTGTATCAGCGTAGACTAGAAGCAGCCGTGGCAATATCTGGTTCATGTATGAACAGAAGGTCGAAAACAATGACGAAGGAACAACTAAA CTTATCTCATAGTGTACCTTACGTGCCAAATACATTCTGGGTACGCAGCGGGAAGAATGTTAACGTTGAGCAAAGGACAGGTAGCTCAAG TACTTCTAGTCCAGATACTAACACGCAAGGACGCGGAAGATCTAATCTTGGCCGTCATGCAGATTCACTTTTGAATTTCAAAGAAGCATCAAG GTCTACCGGTGCCTCACCCACAGAATCTCGTAGAAGACGAAGGCGGTCTATTAGTATGATTCCTGAAATCAGTGATGATATTGTAAG AGTTGTGCGAGCAATGAGTGAGACCTTGAAGAACCTTCCCAAGGAGGCCGATGCACTAAGCAGTTCTTCTGCTGGTGAAGATCATAACAATCCTGATCTGCAAGTAAAT GTTTCAGATTTGCATCAAGATGAGCGTGATAAGTTATCTGGTGAAAGTTTTGCAGCTTATACTCTTCTAAAGAAAAGAAATAGTTATCAGAAAGCGATTTCACTGCCTTCGTCTCCTCATAAATTTAGTTCCTCTGATTCTGAAAGGAGTGGAGCCATAGAGTATGTGAGCAGCACTGATATGATCTCGACCTGGGATAATGTGATTAGATCATCAGAAATTTTGAATAAGCCTCTCCTACCATATCCAGAATGGAACATTGATATTTCCGAGTTAACAGTCGGACCTCGTGTAGGAATAG GTTTCTTTGGGGAAGTTTTTCGTGGCCACTGGAATGGAATAGAGGTTGCAATTAAAGTTTTACTCGAGCAAGATCTGACTGTTGATAATATTGAAGATTTCTGCAACGAAATATCCATATTGAG GGGTCTGATGTGCATACACCGAATGAAAGTAGCTCACCGTGATTTGAAAAGTGCGAATTGCTTAGTGAGCAGATATTGGACAGTCAAGATCTGTGATTTCGGGCTCTCACGTGTACTAAGCATGACGCCTATGAGAGCTTCTTCATCTGCAGGAACTCCTGAATGGATGGCCCCAGAACTCATTCGAAATGAACCATTTACGGAGAAATGTGATATTTTTAGCCTTGGTGTCATAATATGGGAGATGTATACTCTTAAGAGACCATGGCAAGGTGTACCATCAGCTCAA GTGATATATGCAGTTGCTCATGATGGATCTAGACTAGAAATTCCTGATGGTCCCTTGGGTGAGCTAATTGCAG ATTGTTGGGCTGAACCAGATCAACGACCTAGTTGTGAAGAAGTTTTTTCACGTTTATGTAGATGCGAAGATACACAGATGAGTTGA
- the LOC141671328 gene encoding uncharacterized protein LOC141671328 isoform X1, with the protein MGERHDGIKLNKPVAAISTPCDLDFMQNPVAVSKVYSKEASASKDPKGECDLEGLIGRKASQILWDHGKLSEPIPNGFYSILLEKGIKELFDMIPSLDELYAMDLKGVALDVVIVDMRKDKKLSMLKQLTLTLVKGLRSNPVAVIKKIAGLVADCCKPYNVKDALLEGSDALESQGIHVLGQMRHGSCHPRAILFKVLADAAGLDSTLVAGLPREGVMERTDSYKHMSVVVVLDSVETLVDLVRHPGQLILCSSKAILMSHIFFSGGCESPDNDSCDSPLEPTSPFCNLLDHVDLESTEYDESPQNLYQRRLEAAVAISGSCMNRRSKTMTKEQLNLSHSVPYVPNTFWVRSGKNVNVEQRTGSSSTSSPDTNTQGRGRSNLGRHADSLLNFKEASRSTGASPTESRRRRRRSISMIPEISDDIVRVVRAMSETLKNLPKEADALSSSSAGEDHNNPDLQVNVSDLHQDERDKLSGESFAAYTLLKKRNSYQKAISLPSSPHKFSSSDSERSGAIEYVSSTDMISTWDNVIRSSEILNKPLLPYPEWNIDISELTVGPRVGIGFFGEVFRGHWNGIEVAIKVLLEQDLTVDNIEDFCNEISILSRLRHPNVISFLGACTTPPRLSLITEFMEMGSLYYLIHVSGQKKRLSWRRRLKMLCDICRGLMCIHRMKVAHRDLKSANCLVSRYWTVKICDFGLSRVLSMTPMRASSSAGTPEWMAPELIRNEPFTEKCDIFSLGVIIWEMYTLKRPWQGVPSAQVIYAVAHDGSRLEIPDGPLGELIADCWAEPDQRPSCEEVFSRLCRCEDTQMS; encoded by the exons ATGGGGGAGAGGCATGATGGTATCAAGCTTAATAAACCAGTGGCTGCTATTTCCACACCCTGTGATTTAGACTTCATGCAAAATCCGGTAGCAGTTTCAAAGGTTTACTCAAAAGAAGCCTCAGCTAGTAAGGATCCAAAAGGTGAGTGTGATCTGGAGGGGTTGATAGGGAGAAAAGCATCACAGATTCTATGGGACCATGGAAAACTTTCTGAACCTATTCCTAATGGTTTTTATTCTATTCTCTTG GAGAAGGGAATCAAGGAGCTCTTCGACATGATTCCTTCACTTGACGAGCTTTATGCTATGGATCTGAAGGGTGTTGCACTTGATGTTGTTATTGTTGATATGCGTAAAGATAAGAAGCTTTCTATGTTAAAGCAGTTGACTCTGACTCTGGTTAAAGGATTACGCTCAAATCCAGTAGCAGTGATAAAAAAGATAGCTGGTTTG GTTGCTGATTGTTGCAAGCCATATAATGTGAAAGACGCATTGTTGGAAGGATCAGATGCCTTGGAGAGTCAAGGTATCCACGTGCTGGGTCAAATGAGGCATGGTTCTTGTCATCCGCGGGCAATCTTATTTAAAGTTCTTGCAGATGCTGCAGGACTTGACAGCACACTTGTTGCT GGTTTACCTCGTGAAGGAGTAATGGAGAGAACAGACTCATATAAGCACATGTCTGTGGTAGTGGTGTTAGATTCTGTGGAAACACTTGTTGACCTTGTCCGTCATCCGGGTCAGCTAATACTATGTTCTTCCAAAGCCATACTTATGTCTCACATTTTTTTTTCCGGAGGATGTGAATCTCCAGATAATGATTCATGTGATTCGCCTCTTGAGCCCACCAGTCCCTTCTGTAACTTGTTAGACCATGTTGATCTTGAAAG TACTGAGTATGACGAGAGCCCTCAGAACTTGTATCAGCGTAGACTAGAAGCAGCCGTGGCAATATCTGGTTCATGTATGAACAGAAGGTCGAAAACAATGACGAAGGAACAACTAAA CTTATCTCATAGTGTACCTTACGTGCCAAATACATTCTGGGTACGCAGCGGGAAGAATGTTAACGTTGAGCAAAGGACAGGTAGCTCAAG TACTTCTAGTCCAGATACTAACACGCAAGGACGCGGAAGATCTAATCTTGGCCGTCATGCAGATTCACTTTTGAATTTCAAAGAAGCATCAAG GTCTACCGGTGCCTCACCCACAGAATCTCGTAGAAGACGAAGGCGGTCTATTAGTATGATTCCTGAAATCAGTGATGATATTGTAAG AGTTGTGCGAGCAATGAGTGAGACCTTGAAGAACCTTCCCAAGGAGGCCGATGCACTAAGCAGTTCTTCTGCTGGTGAAGATCATAACAATCCTGATCTGCAAGTAAAT GTTTCAGATTTGCATCAAGATGAGCGTGATAAGTTATCTGGTGAAAGTTTTGCAGCTTATACTCTTCTAAAGAAAAGAAATAGTTATCAGAAAGCGATTTCACTGCCTTCGTCTCCTCATAAATTTAGTTCCTCTGATTCTGAAAGGAGTGGAGCCATAGAGTATGTGAGCAGCACTGATATGATCTCGACCTGGGATAATGTGATTAGATCATCAGAAATTTTGAATAAGCCTCTCCTACCATATCCAGAATGGAACATTGATATTTCCGAGTTAACAGTCGGACCTCGTGTAGGAATAG GTTTCTTTGGGGAAGTTTTTCGTGGCCACTGGAATGGAATAGAGGTTGCAATTAAAGTTTTACTCGAGCAAGATCTGACTGTTGATAATATTGAAGATTTCTGCAACGAAATATCCATATTGAG CCGTCTGCGCCACCCAAATG TTATTTCGTTTCTTGGTGCTTGCACAACGCCTCCTCGTTTGTCCTTGATCACTGAATTTATGGAAATGGGATCTCTATATTATCTGATCCATGTTAGTGGACAGAAAAAGAGACTTAGCTGGCGCAGGAGACTCAAAATGTTGTGTGATATATGCAG GGGTCTGATGTGCATACACCGAATGAAAGTAGCTCACCGTGATTTGAAAAGTGCGAATTGCTTAGTGAGCAGATATTGGACAGTCAAGATCTGTGATTTCGGGCTCTCACGTGTACTAAGCATGACGCCTATGAGAGCTTCTTCATCTGCAGGAACTCCTGAATGGATGGCCCCAGAACTCATTCGAAATGAACCATTTACGGAGAAATGTGATATTTTTAGCCTTGGTGTCATAATATGGGAGATGTATACTCTTAAGAGACCATGGCAAGGTGTACCATCAGCTCAA GTGATATATGCAGTTGCTCATGATGGATCTAGACTAGAAATTCCTGATGGTCCCTTGGGTGAGCTAATTGCAG ATTGTTGGGCTGAACCAGATCAACGACCTAGTTGTGAAGAAGTTTTTTCACGTTTATGTAGATGCGAAGATACACAGATGAGTTGA
- the LOC141671329 gene encoding uncharacterized protein LOC141671329 isoform X1: MSNTIKLCKFCRAEIRVPYEAQRGIQCPVCGNINNFGGYPLNRHYAANNENGPQYGGYQYHHPSLPPPRGPHSSYQQPWPPRASDGDYIEHQPPSRQGSFRPIRPNRYSYQSPPQASPRPMYYQSQSPRRSSHPTYSNGYYQPQLPPPERPSHPLIKVNSIDRPLLQTSQPQGYRRPLQNGYYQQPSQVSSQVPMDDEDYYYQNQTVPQAHRPIYENNNGYNEQEAPPSDDYYQQQLQTSPPRVQTNGYYRQPLRTPQPQSISHVARPQVPSNGSYHRQPSRLESPAQQSSLPESQAQSPRTNGSNSQHFSQNQEESPAQPPPQSSVNGYNQQQSGRSSHIQQTSQAQPAYGRKRAVVCGVSYLGQKSNLEASISDARSVKDFLVKNMRFPDESIYLLTEAEVDPSRIPTRANILKALKWLVESCKAGDSLVFYYTGHGSKERDFDGDEIDGFDEVICPVDYQSAGKILDDEINATIVRPLPPGAKLHGIIDCCFSGTVLDLPFLSKTDSKGTTKWVDQRIQYAAYKGTSGGIAISISACTDHQKSGDTTAFTGSSTGALTYSFIQALTKQPNITYGNLLNTMRISITQVQERLEQPPQEPQISASEKFDIHSKPLIM; encoded by the exons ATGTCTAATACAATAAAGCTGTGCAAGTTCTGCAGAGCAGAAATTAGAGTGCCCTATGAGGCACAAAGAGGAATACAGTGTCCTGTGTGTGGCAATATTAACAATTTTGGTGGCTATCCGCTTAACAGACACTATGCTGCTAATAATGAAAATGGACCTCAATACGGCGGCTATCAGTATCATCATCCATCTCTACCACCACCACGAGGTCCACACAGTTCTTACCAACAACCATGGCCACCTCGAGCCTCTGACGGTGATTATATTGAGCACCAACCACCTTCCAGACAAGGATCATTCCGTCCCATCAGACCTAACAGATATAGTTATCAATCACCACCACAAGCATCACCTCGTCCTATGTATTATCAATCACAATCACCACGCAGATCATCTCATCCAACATATAGTAATGGCTACTATCAACCACAGTTACCACCACCAGAACGACCATCTCATCCATTGATAAAAGTGAACAGTATAGACCGACCGTTGTTACAAACATCACAACCACAGGGATATCGTCGCCCACTTCAGAATGGTTACTACCAACAACCATCACAAGTATCATCACAAGTGCCAATGGATGATGAGGATTACTACTATCAAAATCAAACAGTTCCTCAAGCACATCGTCCAATATATGAGAACAACAATGGTTATAATGAACAAGAAGCACCTCCTTCTGATGATTATTACCAACAACAGCTGCAAACTTCACCACCTCGGGTGCAGACTAATGGTTATTATCGGCAACCTTTGCGCACACCCCAACCGCAATCAATATCACATGTCGCACGACCTCAGGTACCTAGTAATGGTTCTTATCACAGACAACCTTCACGTTTAGAGTCACCGGCTCAACAATCTTCACTGCCAGAATCCCAAGCTCAGTCACCTCGAACTAATGGCAGTAATAGTCAACATTTCTCACAAAATCAAGAGGAATCACCGGCACAACCTCCTCCTCAATCTAGTGTCAACGGATACAATCAGCAACAATCAGGACGTTCATCTCATATTCAACAAACATCACAAGCACAACCAGCCTATGGAAGGAAGCGGGCAGTGGTATGTGGTGTGAGCTACCTTGGACAAAAAAGCAACCTTGAAGCAAGCATTAGCGATGCCCGGTCTGTTAAAGACTTTCTTGTTAAAAATATGAGATTTCCAGATGAATCCATCTATCTCCTCACAG AAGCCGAAGTAGATCCGTCCCGAATACCAACGAGGGCCAACATACTAAAGGCCTTAAAATGGTTAGTTGAAAGCTGTAAAGCAGGAGATTCACTGGTTTTCTACTACACAGGCCATGGCTCGAAAGAGCGTGATTTTGATGGAGACGAAATTGATGGCTTTGACGAAGTGATATGCCCTGTTGATTATCAGAGTGCAGGTAAGATATTAGATGATGAAATTAATGCTACAATTGTCCGACCTCTTCCTCCTGGAGCCAAGCTTCATGGCATCATTGACTGTTGCTTCAGTGGAACTGTCCTGGATCTACCTTTTCTATCGAAAACGGACAG CAAAGGAACAACTAAATGGGTTGATCAGAGGATACAATATGCAGCATATAAAGGAACAAGTGGCGGAATTGCTATCTCCATTAGCGCTTGTACCGATCATCAGAAATCCGGAGACACGACT GCTTTCACAGGTAGCTCTACTGGAGCTTTAACTTACAGCTTCATTCAAGCACTAACAAAGCAACCGAACATAACATACGGAAACTTACTCAATACCATGCGGATCAGTATCACTCAGGTTCAAGAAAGACTAGAACAACCACCGCAG GAGCCTCAGATATCTGCCTCAGAAAAATTTGACATTCACTCAAAGCCTTTGATCATGTGA